A DNA window from Anaerocolumna sp. AGMB13020 contains the following coding sequences:
- a CDS encoding ECF transporter S component, translating into MREKNGVNTFKLTQLALLTAIVLLMAFTPIGYIKTLGLEIALIVIPVTVGAIVLGPAAGAFLGGVFGITSFLQCFGLSAFGAALLSINPVGTFIVCVIPRILMGWLSGLLFTALKKGRTKTIAYPVASLAGPLLNTLLFMTTLLAFFYRTDFIQGIADTLGTGNVILFAVAFVGVNGLVEAAACFVLGTAIAAALGAVNRTTSRA; encoded by the coding sequence ATGAGAGAGAAAAACGGAGTAAATACATTTAAATTGACACAGTTGGCATTGCTGACAGCAATCGTACTGCTGATGGCTTTTACGCCTATTGGATATATTAAAACCTTAGGACTTGAGATTGCATTGATTGTTATACCTGTAACAGTAGGAGCAATCGTACTTGGACCTGCCGCAGGAGCCTTCCTTGGCGGAGTATTTGGAATCACGAGTTTTCTGCAATGTTTCGGCTTGAGCGCTTTTGGTGCGGCGCTGCTTAGTATCAACCCAGTAGGAACCTTTATTGTATGTGTTATTCCCCGTATCCTCATGGGATGGCTTTCAGGACTTTTATTTACTGCACTAAAGAAAGGCAGGACAAAAACTATCGCATATCCTGTTGCCAGTTTGGCCGGACCCTTATTAAATACCTTGTTATTTATGACAACACTGCTGGCCTTCTTTTACCGTACTGATTTTATTCAGGGGATTGCTGATACCCTTGGAACGGGAAATGTAATCCTTTTTGCGGTAGCTTTTGTAGGCGTTAACGGTTTGGTAGAAGCAGCTGCCTGCTTTGTTCTTGGTACGGCCATTGCAGCCGCACTGGGAGCAGTTAACAGAACTACCAGCAGAGCGTAA
- a CDS encoding TetR/AcrR family transcriptional regulator: protein MQNNEKIREPKQKRAIEKKQKIIRASYKLFSEKGYYKTNTAEIAQAAGVSTGIVYSYFEDKKHILVEVIKHYLSLLSEKLNPLLTEPVSKKKLTPLIEEFINISIKSHIMNKEAHNEFLALSLLESEIQTLFDEFENAVLQKFCELLETAGFSKDNMLEKVRIGYSIIEQVSHYYIQEKLPAEELNRIKLLAVNIIVTTLTENNRK from the coding sequence ATGCAAAATAACGAAAAAATAAGAGAACCAAAGCAAAAAAGAGCAATCGAAAAAAAACAGAAAATTATAAGAGCAAGTTATAAGTTGTTTAGTGAGAAAGGCTACTATAAAACAAACACGGCAGAAATCGCACAAGCTGCCGGTGTATCAACAGGAATTGTATACAGCTATTTTGAAGATAAAAAACATATTCTCGTAGAAGTAATTAAGCACTATCTCTCTTTGCTGTCAGAGAAACTGAACCCTCTACTCACTGAACCTGTCAGTAAAAAGAAACTAACGCCTTTAATAGAAGAGTTCATTAACATATCAATCAAGTCTCACATCATGAATAAAGAAGCACACAATGAATTTTTAGCCCTGTCTCTTCTTGAAAGCGAAATACAAACTTTATTTGATGAATTTGAGAACGCGGTACTGCAAAAATTTTGTGAACTGTTAGAAACGGCAGGATTCTCCAAAGATAATATGCTTGAAAAAGTACGTATTGGCTATAGTATAATAGAACAGGTAAGCCACTACTATATACAGGAAAAGCTGCCGGCTGAAGAATTAAATAGGATTAAGTTACTTGCAGTCAACATCATAGTGACCACCTTAACTGAAAATAACAGAAAATAA
- a CDS encoding YaiI/YqxD family protein, whose protein sequence is MKILVDADACPVKNIIVKVAKSYQLPVLMVIDTSHILESDYCEVIQVSKAPDAVDIALINRTEAGDIVVTQDYGVASMALGKKAYAINQNGKYYTEENIDLMMFERHLAKKQRRAGGRIGTMKKRSKEDDLHFEAAFSWLCNQALPPMPDVSFP, encoded by the coding sequence ATGAAAATATTAGTTGATGCAGATGCCTGTCCTGTAAAGAATATAATCGTTAAAGTAGCCAAAAGTTATCAGCTTCCGGTATTGATGGTTATTGATACCAGTCATATACTGGAATCCGATTATTGTGAAGTAATCCAGGTAAGTAAGGCTCCGGATGCTGTAGATATAGCCCTGATCAACCGTACTGAGGCCGGTGATATCGTTGTGACGCAGGATTATGGTGTGGCTTCCATGGCTTTAGGCAAAAAGGCATATGCCATCAATCAAAACGGAAAATACTACACGGAAGAAAACATAGATTTAATGATGTTCGAACGCCATCTTGCCAAAAAGCAAAGAAGAGCCGGTGGCCGCATCGGAACCATGAAAAAGCGCTCAAAAGAGGATGACCTCCATTTTGAAGCAGCCTTTTCCTGGCTATGCAACCAGGCTCTTCCTCCTATGCCTGATGTATCTTTTCCTTAA
- a CDS encoding RHS repeat domain-containing protein, with translation MLKIGVFKKIIACLLCVTIISSSINVTNSYAAVTTQRETVIDSVEENPFARDSVIFAAAYIDELKSIKGLWEHDDLNSTDVFVRYDDALEFVLFKTTETRDVDIPVSTFNNFIDIRVVLNTNDGANIKSDIVTIQKSNGSFETVSRDSDADGIADGYEIWDVGTDPFNPDTDGDGFPDGYEINVLVTSPLEWTADVDFDGDGLTNLEEMRLGTHPYLADGDFDGLSDSMDTDKFITANKHNRIVDYDVKLYSGEFDKVYRYTNADDDSCTIVINSLTKSVKYYRVGDRIESFYFYNADNNLVAQINKTEDNISADTYAYDGKNVAYIGHEGTSYHFKYNENGDIVETRIGDQIIANHEYTNSSPIKTVFANNQVIEYSYNNNKDAIKEINVNGSLYFQNEYDKNGKLTVQKDVKNDINYSYEYDTDSRLTKIEGDNGSSIKYLSTTDGDTANYVFEGEEKKQSTKHLNEGIITDLLIGGELKQPNSVDENRQSLILKNEKNKIVYETNYTKEDNKIITNTNNGEIHEVNEFDSNGNIIGVKQDGKKNITYIYNSKNQLIQSNNYTTKETIVYEYDDNNIVSEKYFSNNYISSDNLINANYYSYNDKNWKDLLTAYNNEKILYDAIGNPTHYLRNMNLTWDNGRELSKLSKPGIEAEYSYNYDGIRIKKEINGIQTNYLLDGTKIIAEETSGNTIWYSYDSNDLAIGFEYKGKVYYYGKNIQNDVVNIYGSNGDILVEYTYDDWGNVIDISGDKELGNINKFRYRTYYYDDESGFYYLQSRYYDSETGRFINADRKLASFNAFAYCDNNPINYVDYTGEDATYFIISFVFVGFALLLAFLVAANFMRLWEEYYAPYISQLVNGLISIGSNITTAVLQGIWNSANGVSLYIASKLREYTVAPSFSSQYQVHHIIAERAAEAAPARAILDRPEVKIDVNSIYNLVPIKAGIHAHLHTSLYYNMVNSYIINAYYVGSTSDKWTNIIKALNEIRVFLQALSNGAPF, from the coding sequence ATGTTAAAAATTGGAGTATTTAAAAAAATCATAGCATGCTTATTATGTGTAACAATTATAAGCAGCTCGATTAATGTAACCAATTCATATGCAGCTGTAACAACTCAAAGGGAAACTGTTATCGATTCTGTAGAAGAAAATCCATTTGCCAGGGATTCAGTCATATTTGCTGCGGCTTATATTGATGAGCTAAAAAGTATAAAAGGGTTGTGGGAACATGATGATTTAAATTCAACTGATGTTTTTGTTAGATATGATGACGCTTTAGAATTTGTTTTGTTTAAGACTACGGAGACACGAGATGTAGATATTCCTGTGAGTACTTTTAACAATTTTATAGATATACGAGTAGTTTTAAACACAAATGATGGAGCTAATATAAAATCAGATATTGTAACTATCCAAAAATCCAATGGTAGTTTTGAAACGGTTAGCAGAGATAGTGATGCTGATGGAATAGCAGATGGATATGAGATATGGGATGTAGGGACCGATCCATTTAATCCTGATACAGATGGTGATGGTTTCCCAGATGGCTATGAGATTAACGTCTTAGTAACATCTCCTTTGGAGTGGACAGCAGATGTTGATTTTGATGGAGATGGGTTAACGAACTTAGAAGAGATGAGGCTGGGAACCCATCCATATTTGGCGGATGGTGACTTTGATGGTTTGTCTGATTCAATGGATACAGACAAATTTATAACAGCAAATAAGCATAATAGAATTGTTGATTATGATGTAAAACTATACTCAGGCGAATTTGACAAAGTTTATCGTTATACTAATGCAGATGATGATTCTTGTACTATTGTTATAAACTCATTGACGAAATCTGTGAAGTATTATAGAGTCGGAGATAGAATTGAATCTTTCTATTTTTATAATGCGGATAATAATTTAGTTGCTCAAATAAATAAAACGGAAGACAATATATCAGCAGATACTTATGCTTATGATGGAAAAAATGTAGCTTATATTGGGCATGAAGGAACATCATATCATTTTAAATACAATGAAAATGGAGATATAGTAGAAACTCGCATAGGTGATCAGATTATTGCTAATCATGAGTACACTAATTCGTCACCTATAAAAACTGTATTTGCTAATAATCAGGTCATTGAGTATAGTTATAATAATAACAAAGATGCAATTAAAGAAATTAATGTAAATGGTAGTTTATATTTTCAAAATGAGTATGATAAAAATGGTAAACTAACTGTACAAAAAGATGTAAAGAACGATATTAATTATTCCTATGAATATGATACTGACAGTCGTTTGACAAAAATAGAAGGTGATAATGGCTCAAGCATTAAATACTTAAGTACAACAGATGGGGATACAGCAAATTATGTATTTGAAGGTGAAGAAAAAAAACAAAGTACGAAACATCTTAATGAAGGAATTATAACAGATTTACTAATTGGCGGAGAACTGAAACAACCTAATAGTGTGGATGAGAATAGACAAAGTTTGATCTTAAAAAATGAAAAAAATAAGATAGTATATGAAACTAATTATACAAAAGAAGATAACAAGATAATAACCAATACAAATAATGGAGAAATTCATGAAGTAAATGAATTTGACTCTAACGGGAATATTATAGGTGTAAAACAAGATGGTAAAAAAAATATAACCTATATATATAACTCTAAAAACCAATTAATACAATCCAACAATTATACTACAAAAGAAACAATAGTATATGAATATGATGATAATAATATTGTTTCAGAAAAATATTTTTCTAATAATTATATATCCAGTGATAATTTAATAAATGCCAATTACTATTCTTATAATGATAAAAACTGGAAAGACCTATTAACAGCCTATAATAACGAGAAAATCTTGTATGATGCTATTGGAAATCCTACGCACTATTTACGAAATATGAATCTTACTTGGGATAATGGACGTGAACTTTCGAAACTAAGTAAGCCGGGGATTGAGGCTGAATATTCCTATAATTATGATGGAATCAGAATAAAGAAGGAAATAAACGGGATACAGACAAATTATCTTTTAGATGGAACGAAAATAATAGCAGAAGAGACAAGCGGCAATACAATATGGTATTCCTATGATTCAAATGATCTTGCTATTGGGTTTGAATATAAAGGGAAGGTTTATTATTATGGTAAAAATATTCAAAATGATGTAGTAAATATTTATGGAAGCAATGGTGATATTCTGGTTGAATACACCTATGATGACTGGGGGAATGTAATTGATATTTCGGGTGATAAAGAGCTTGGAAATATAAATAAGTTTAGGTATCGAACATACTATTATGACGATGAAAGCGGATTTTATTATTTACAAAGCAGATATTATGACAGTGAAACTGGCAGATTCATTAATGCAGACAGAAAACTGGCATCTTTCAATGCTTTTGCTTATTGTGATAATAATCCAATAAACTATGTGGATTATACTGGTGAGGATGCAACTTATTTTATTATAAGTTTTGTTTTCGTAGGATTTGCCTTATTGCTGGCATTTCTTGTTGCTGCCAACTTTATGAGATTGTGGGAAGAATATTATGCACCTTATATATCTCAATTAGTAAATGGACTAATAAGTATTGGTAGTAATATAACGACTGCAGTTTTACAAGGAATTTGGAATTCGGCTAATGGAGTATCATTATATATAGCTAGTAAGTTACGAGAATATACAGTTGCACCATCATTCAGTTCACAGTATCAAGTTCATCATATTATTGCGGAAAGAGCAGCTGAAGCTGCCCCAGCTAGAGCAATATTAGATAGGCCTGAAGTGAAAATAGATGTTAATAGCATATATAATTTAGTCCCAATTAAAGCAGGTATACATGCACATTTACATACAAGCTTATATTATAATATGGTTAATTCTTATATTATTAATGCTTATTATGTAGGGAGCACTAGCGATAAATGGACTAATATAATTAAAGCATTAAACGAAATTAGAGTTTTCCTTCAAGCATTAAGTAATGGTGCACCTTTCTAA
- a CDS encoding prolyl-tRNA synthetase associated domain-containing protein produces the protein MNDFYIDPVMYTCKPAPAGRLEKEMRVYDLLEKLEVSFIRLDHDVTPTIEACNDIDHLLDIEICKNLFLCNAQKNKFYLLMMPGSKKFRTSELGKQINSPRLSFAPPSYMEEYLDITPGSVSVLGLMNDKKNQVQLLIDEDVLKDEYFGCHPCINTTSLKIKTRDLTEKILPHIHHSMTVVTLTE, from the coding sequence ATGAACGACTTTTACATTGATCCTGTTATGTATACTTGTAAACCTGCTCCTGCCGGACGTTTAGAAAAAGAAATGAGAGTATACGACCTGCTTGAGAAACTGGAGGTTTCTTTTATTCGGTTAGACCATGATGTAACGCCGACCATTGAAGCCTGTAATGACATTGATCATCTTTTAGATATAGAAATCTGCAAGAATTTATTTCTTTGTAATGCACAAAAAAATAAATTTTACCTCTTAATGATGCCCGGAAGCAAAAAATTCCGTACTTCCGAATTGGGAAAGCAGATTAACAGTCCCAGATTGTCATTTGCCCCCCCTTCCTATATGGAAGAGTATTTAGATATTACTCCAGGTTCTGTCAGTGTATTAGGTCTGATGAATGATAAAAAGAACCAGGTACAGCTGTTAATTGATGAGGATGTATTAAAAGATGAGTATTTTGGCTGTCATCCCTGTATTAATACTACCAGTCTTAAGATCAAGACCAGAGATTTAACAGAGAAAATCTTACCTCATATTCATCATTCCATGACAGTGGTTACACTAACGGAGTAA
- a CDS encoding response regulator transcription factor has translation MGHILVVEDEDSIRDLIGLNLTMVGHTWVGAADGKEAIAALNSNAFDLCLLDVMLPGADGFALLGQFQEAQVPVIFLTAKSALADRVKGLKLGAEDYIIKPFETLELLARIDVVLRRNPKEKEVFNCKDVEIRLREHLVLKDNRVIELTAQEYALLEALVRNRNLALSREQLLSAAWGYDYIGESRTVDMHIQRLRKKLEWEEVIKTVYKLGYRLEVPKE, from the coding sequence TTGGGACATATACTTGTTGTAGAAGATGAAGATAGCATCAGGGATTTAATTGGATTGAATCTTACCATGGTAGGGCATACCTGGGTTGGTGCGGCTGATGGGAAGGAAGCTATAGCAGCGCTGAACAGCAACGCCTTTGATTTATGTCTGTTGGATGTTATGCTTCCGGGAGCTGATGGTTTTGCTCTCCTGGGGCAATTTCAAGAGGCCCAGGTTCCGGTAATCTTTCTAACAGCAAAGAGTGCTCTTGCTGACCGGGTAAAAGGATTGAAGCTTGGTGCCGAAGACTATATAATAAAACCTTTCGAAACCTTGGAATTACTGGCGCGGATTGATGTAGTGCTTCGTAGGAACCCGAAAGAAAAAGAGGTATTCAACTGCAAAGACGTTGAAATACGCTTAAGAGAACATCTGGTGCTAAAAGATAACAGGGTAATTGAATTGACTGCCCAGGAGTATGCCTTATTGGAAGCGCTGGTCAGGAACCGGAACCTCGCATTAAGCAGAGAACAACTATTGTCTGCTGCCTGGGGGTATGATTATATTGGAGAGAGCAGGACAGTGGACATGCACATTCAGAGACTTCGTAAGAAGCTCGAATGGGAGGAGGTTATTAAGACCGTCTACAAGCTGGGTTACAGACTGGAGGTTCCCAAAGAATGA
- a CDS encoding ankyrin repeat domain-containing protein, translating into MKKIEDLWNYDVSEDIINGEIDHLRREIIKGWDVNEPLSIYAIQGKYMLPLMLAIKNNNLKSIQFLVEQGANLDIDPDHAFIFAMRYADEEVIRYLVNKGAKVKVYEKTYNAYDYITQFSREKYIPLAIEMGLPIIPYAANSLFREIPRNNFRMVEELLCHGMDINFNKVTSWNPLGNTPLCHAACYCDEKMVQFLIDHGADPSIQNKSRMRPYLIALKQGKIKNAQLLREYEPNKDGPDEKLIKKIPRELQEFLEKSDLKVYMPEKLGIEYLEFLSLRDLAAVNFEGRKGILLTRKVENYPDICLLWNSKKKCVSYYEMEHMWYGDFNVSFGTFMKEPERYLRGIFSQEFLC; encoded by the coding sequence ATGAAAAAAATTGAAGATTTATGGAACTATGATGTGTCAGAAGATATCATAAACGGTGAAATTGATCATTTACGACGGGAGATTATCAAAGGATGGGATGTGAATGAACCGTTATCCATATATGCAATTCAAGGAAAATATATGTTACCTCTGATGCTAGCTATTAAGAATAATAATCTTAAGTCAATACAATTCTTAGTTGAGCAGGGGGCAAATCTTGATATTGATCCTGATCATGCATTTATTTTTGCAATGCGATATGCCGACGAAGAAGTGATACGTTATTTGGTTAATAAAGGAGCCAAAGTTAAAGTTTACGAAAAAACATATAATGCCTATGATTATATTACTCAATTTAGTAGAGAAAAGTATATTCCGCTTGCCATTGAAATGGGGTTACCTATAATACCATATGCTGCAAATTCTCTTTTTAGAGAAATTCCACGTAATAATTTTAGAATGGTTGAAGAGTTGCTCTGTCATGGAATGGATATTAACTTCAATAAGGTAACATCATGGAATCCATTAGGTAATACTCCTTTGTGTCATGCTGCATGTTATTGTGATGAAAAAATGGTTCAGTTTCTAATCGACCATGGTGCTGATCCAAGCATCCAAAATAAATCGAGGATGAGACCATATCTAATAGCTTTAAAACAAGGAAAAATTAAAAATGCACAACTATTAAGAGAATATGAACCAAATAAAGACGGTCCCGATGAAAAGCTTATAAAAAAGATTCCAAGGGAACTGCAGGAGTTCTTGGAAAAAAGTGATTTAAAGGTTTATATGCCAGAGAAACTAGGCATAGAATATCTTGAATTCCTGTCTCTCAGAGATTTGGCAGCAGTAAATTTTGAAGGAAGAAAAGGGATATTACTTACCAGAAAAGTGGAAAACTATCCAGATATCTGTCTGCTGTGGAATTCAAAAAAGAAATGTGTTTCTTATTATGAAATGGAACATATGTGGTATGGTGATTTTAATGTCAGTTTTGGCACCTTTATGAAAGAACCGGAACGCTATCTTCGAGGGATTTTTTCGCAGGAATTTCTTTGTTAA
- the ade gene encoding adenine deaminase, giving the protein MAAGYVTETMKLESEEFQETVSLQQERIKAAAGELQPDTIFKDAGIVNVFTGELEFGDIAVYKGMIVGVGKYADIEKAHSQEIEIIDCKNKFIAPGFIDGHIHIESSMLSPGAFAKAVMPHGTTAVITDPHEIVNVAGKAGLRFMLRESEGLPLDVYVMLPSCVPATPLEESGAVIKAEDLVEFMGEKYVLGLAEVMNSLGVIQGEEELLRKILLTKLSGKIADGHAPGIKGKEVNAYCTAGISSDHECSTKAEALEKLRRGQWIMIREGTAARNMESLKDLLKAPYAARCMLVTDDRHPGELIHLGHLDYLLRKATEYGANPITAIQMVTLHPAQYFGLTGRGAIAPGYYADMVILNDLVQFTVDSVYKDGKLTAKNGKISETFYNAKGYKKNVLQKSKESVKEDKDKENHLHSDKERIFQSFHLKELTPSDFYFNESGSQKRIMELIPGELITKELILPCSNESNFKSGIEQKDDIVKLAMIERHKETGHIGLALMKGYGLQAGAVASSIAHDAHNIIVAGATEEDMCLAANRIREINGGLVVVKEGKIIGELPLPIGGLMSEESAETVDKILESLKEEAYKLGIKEGIDPFMTLAFLSLSVIPRLKLTTRGLADARTQELLPVYLP; this is encoded by the coding sequence ATGGCAGCAGGTTACGTAACAGAAACCATGAAACTAGAGTCGGAGGAGTTCCAGGAGACAGTTTCTCTGCAACAGGAGCGAATCAAGGCAGCCGCCGGAGAACTTCAGCCGGATACGATATTTAAAGATGCGGGAATCGTCAATGTCTTTACAGGGGAATTGGAATTCGGCGATATTGCTGTATATAAGGGGATGATTGTCGGAGTCGGAAAATATGCTGATATTGAGAAAGCACACTCTCAAGAAATTGAAATCATAGATTGTAAGAATAAATTTATTGCGCCGGGTTTTATTGATGGACATATTCATATAGAGAGTTCCATGTTATCTCCGGGAGCTTTTGCCAAGGCGGTTATGCCACATGGAACAACCGCAGTTATCACCGATCCTCATGAGATTGTAAATGTAGCAGGAAAAGCCGGACTACGGTTTATGCTGAGAGAATCCGAAGGGCTTCCACTTGATGTATATGTGATGTTGCCCTCCTGTGTGCCTGCAACACCGCTGGAGGAGTCAGGAGCTGTAATAAAGGCAGAAGATTTGGTGGAGTTTATGGGAGAGAAGTATGTTCTTGGCCTGGCGGAGGTTATGAACTCCCTGGGAGTAATTCAGGGAGAAGAAGAGCTTTTAAGAAAAATACTTCTTACAAAGCTTTCGGGAAAGATTGCAGATGGTCATGCTCCAGGAATTAAAGGGAAAGAAGTGAATGCTTATTGCACTGCCGGAATAAGCTCCGACCATGAGTGCAGTACGAAGGCTGAAGCCCTGGAAAAACTAAGAAGAGGCCAATGGATCATGATAAGGGAAGGTACTGCAGCCAGAAATATGGAGAGCTTAAAAGACTTACTGAAAGCACCCTATGCTGCACGATGTATGCTGGTAACCGATGACAGACATCCAGGAGAGCTTATACATCTTGGACATCTGGATTACCTTCTCCGTAAGGCTACAGAATACGGAGCGAATCCTATTACTGCAATTCAAATGGTGACACTTCATCCTGCGCAGTATTTTGGTCTCACAGGCAGAGGAGCAATAGCCCCTGGGTATTATGCGGATATGGTAATCCTTAACGACCTGGTTCAATTTACGGTGGATTCGGTATATAAGGACGGAAAACTTACAGCAAAAAACGGGAAGATATCAGAAACTTTCTATAATGCCAAGGGGTATAAAAAGAACGTTTTACAGAAAAGCAAAGAGTCCGTAAAAGAAGATAAGGACAAGGAAAATCATTTACATTCTGATAAAGAGAGAATCTTTCAATCCTTTCATTTAAAGGAACTTACACCTTCGGATTTCTACTTTAATGAAAGCGGCAGCCAGAAAAGAATTATGGAGCTCATACCTGGTGAGCTGATCACAAAGGAATTAATCCTTCCTTGCAGTAACGAAAGTAATTTTAAATCTGGAATAGAGCAAAAAGATGATATTGTCAAACTTGCGATGATAGAAAGACACAAAGAAACGGGACATATCGGTCTTGCCTTAATGAAAGGATATGGATTGCAGGCAGGAGCCGTAGCTTCCAGTATTGCTCATGATGCCCATAATATAATTGTAGCCGGTGCCACAGAGGAGGATATGTGTCTTGCGGCAAACAGAATAAGAGAGATCAACGGAGGCCTGGTAGTAGTTAAGGAAGGAAAAATAATCGGTGAATTACCCCTTCCCATTGGTGGATTAATGAGCGAAGAAAGTGCTGAAACGGTGGATAAAATCCTTGAGAGTCTAAAAGAAGAAGCCTATAAACTCGGAATAAAAGAAGGAATAGACCCCTTCATGACCCTCGCATTCTTATCCTTATCCGTAATTCCAAGACTTAAGTTAACCACCCGAGGGCTGGCAGATGCCAGAACACAGGAATTACTGCCCGTATATCTGCCGTAA